The Rhodopseudomonas palustris genome window below encodes:
- a CDS encoding DNA recombination protein RmuC: MHEILFTLGDAPVSVGAALVGTGTMALLLLLAIVLVIARGLQGGGAAALEQARRASDLEQRLSDLIRFQSEANGRVDAMGRALAGRQAEMARAVSERLDNVSHRFGQSMTQSTRHTMESLQALHERLGIIDRAHENLTELTDQVTTLRDVLANKQARGAFGQARMESIVQDGMPKGAYAFQYTLSTGKRPDCVVFLPDQRPLCIDAKFPLEAVTALREARTDDEKKAASQRLRIDVMRHVGDIADKYLIPGETQDTALMFVPSESVYAEIHDGFDDVIQKAYRARIVLVSPSLLMLAIQVMQQILKDARMRDAADQIRTEVLSLGDDLARLRERVTKLQTHFGQVNDDVRQILVSADKIERRAARIEELDFAAPDAPAPTSTSTSSNEAPLAPDRAELFASRAFKIDEVVST; this comes from the coding sequence ATGCACGAGATTCTGTTCACTCTGGGCGACGCCCCGGTCAGCGTCGGCGCCGCGCTGGTCGGCACCGGTACGATGGCGTTGCTGTTGCTGCTGGCCATCGTGCTGGTGATCGCGCGCGGGCTGCAGGGCGGCGGCGCCGCGGCGCTGGAGCAGGCTCGCCGTGCGTCGGACCTGGAGCAGCGACTGTCGGACCTGATCCGGTTCCAGAGCGAAGCCAACGGCCGCGTCGATGCGATGGGCCGAGCGTTGGCCGGCAGGCAGGCCGAGATGGCGCGTGCCGTCAGCGAGCGGCTCGACAATGTCAGCCACCGCTTCGGCCAGTCGATGACGCAATCGACGCGCCACACCATGGAAAGCCTGCAGGCGCTGCACGAGCGGCTCGGCATCATCGACCGCGCGCACGAGAACCTCACCGAGCTGACCGACCAGGTGACGACGCTGCGCGACGTGCTCGCCAACAAGCAGGCGCGCGGCGCATTCGGCCAGGCGCGGATGGAATCGATCGTGCAGGACGGCATGCCGAAGGGCGCCTACGCGTTCCAGTACACGCTCTCGACCGGCAAGCGCCCGGATTGCGTGGTGTTCCTGCCCGACCAGCGGCCGCTGTGCATCGACGCCAAGTTTCCGCTGGAAGCCGTCACTGCGCTGCGCGAGGCGCGGACCGACGACGAGAAGAAGGCGGCGTCGCAACGGCTGCGGATCGACGTGATGCGCCATGTCGGCGACATCGCCGACAAATACCTGATCCCCGGCGAGACCCAGGACACCGCGCTGATGTTCGTGCCGTCGGAATCGGTCTATGCCGAAATCCACGACGGCTTCGACGACGTCATCCAGAAGGCCTATCGGGCCCGCATCGTGCTGGTGTCGCCGTCGCTCTTGATGCTGGCGATCCAGGTGATGCAGCAGATCCTCAAGGACGCGCGGATGCGCGACGCCGCCGACCAGATCCGCACCGAGGTGCTGAGCCTCGGCGACGATCTCGCGCGCCTGCGCGAGCGCGTCACCAAGCTGCAGACGCATTTCGGCCAGGTCAATGACGACGTCCGCCAGATTCTCGTCTCCGCCGACAAGATCGAACGCCGCGCCGCGCGGATCGAGGAGCTGGATTTTGCGGCGCCCGACGCCCCAGCGCCGACATCGACGTCGACATCGAGCAACGAGGCGCCGCTGGCGCCGGACCGCGCCGAGCTGTTCGCCTCGCGCGCCTTCAAGATCGACGAGGTCGTTTCAACCTAA
- the yihA gene encoding ribosome biogenesis GTP-binding protein YihA/YsxC, with protein MTETIDPDLIERGRKTFAGDWQFIWASPSIETLPPMQGLEVAFAGRSNVGKSSLINALTGRNALARTSHTPGRTQELIFFDGPPDAGLRLVDMPGYGYAAASKAKVASWTSLIHKFLQGRATLARVYVLIDGRHGLKDVDLDILKTLDKAAVSYQIVLTKADQVKAAELAERVDATRTALAKHPAAFPELLTTSSRTGAGMPELRAAIIRLLDERR; from the coding sequence ATGACCGAGACCATCGACCCGGACCTGATCGAACGCGGCCGCAAGACCTTCGCCGGCGACTGGCAATTCATCTGGGCGTCGCCGTCGATCGAAACCCTGCCGCCGATGCAGGGGCTCGAAGTCGCGTTCGCCGGCCGCTCCAATGTCGGCAAATCCAGCCTGATCAACGCGCTGACCGGGCGCAACGCGCTGGCGCGAACCTCGCACACGCCGGGCCGCACCCAGGAGCTGATCTTTTTCGACGGCCCGCCGGATGCCGGCCTGCGCCTCGTCGACATGCCGGGCTACGGCTACGCCGCCGCCTCCAAGGCCAAGGTGGCGTCCTGGACCTCGCTGATTCATAAATTCCTGCAGGGCCGGGCGACGCTGGCCCGCGTCTATGTGCTGATCGACGGCCGCCACGGCCTCAAGGACGTCGACCTCGACATCCTGAAGACGCTCGACAAGGCCGCGGTCAGCTACCAGATCGTGCTGACCAAGGCCGACCAGGTCAAAGCCGCCGAACTCGCCGAGCGCGTCGACGCGACCAGAACCGCGCTGGCGAAACATCCCGCCGCTTTCCCCGAATTGCTGACCACCTCGTCGCGCACCGGCGCCGGCATGCCGGAGCTGCGCGCCGCGATCATCCGCCTGCTCGACGAGCGCCGCTGA
- a CDS encoding DUF423 domain-containing protein gives MPVLLRLLIVFAGLYGAAGVALAAAAAHVPDAARLGPASSMLLFHASAIAAAVLLAERGLVHRVPGLAASFGFVLGTALFAGDLSLRQFAGQSLFSMAAPTGGMLLIGSWLLLAVAALLARR, from the coding sequence ATGCCAGTTCTCCTCCGCCTGCTGATCGTGTTCGCCGGCCTTTACGGCGCCGCCGGCGTCGCGCTGGCCGCCGCGGCCGCCCATGTCCCCGATGCCGCGCGGCTCGGTCCGGCGTCGTCGATGCTGCTGTTCCACGCCAGCGCCATCGCGGCCGCGGTGCTGCTGGCCGAGCGCGGCCTCGTCCACCGCGTCCCCGGCCTCGCCGCCAGCTTCGGCTTCGTGCTCGGCACCGCGCTGTTCGCCGGCGACCTGTCGCTGCGCCAGTTCGCCGGACAATCACTGTTTTCGATGGCGGCGCCGACCGGCGGCATGTTGTTGATCGGAAGCTGGCTGCTGCTGGCGGTCGCGGCGCTGCTGGCGCGGCGCTAG
- the argB gene encoding acetylglutamate kinase, producing MTDAPIISPLDQARILSEALPHMQRYDEETIVIKYGGHAMGAEDDAKAFARDIVLLEQTAVNPVVVHGGGPQIATMLKRLGIKSEFAAGLRITDGATIEIVEMVLAGSINKQLVGYINEAGGKAVGLCGKDGNMVTASKATRTMVDPDSRIEEVVDLGFVGEPEKVDLTLLNQLIGHELIPVLAPLATSSSGQTFNVNADTFAGAVAGALKAKRLLLLTDVPGVLDQNKKLIPELSIRDARKLIADGTISGGMIPKVETCIYALEQGVEGVVILDGKVPHAVLLELFTNQGTGTLIHK from the coding sequence ATGACCGACGCGCCAATCATCAGCCCGCTCGATCAGGCCCGGATCCTGTCCGAGGCGCTGCCGCATATGCAGCGCTACGACGAGGAAACCATCGTCATCAAATATGGCGGCCATGCCATGGGCGCCGAGGACGATGCCAAGGCGTTCGCCCGCGACATCGTTCTGCTGGAGCAGACCGCGGTGAACCCGGTGGTGGTGCATGGCGGCGGCCCGCAGATCGCCACCATGCTGAAGCGCCTCGGCATCAAGTCGGAATTCGCCGCCGGGCTGCGCATCACCGACGGCGCCACCATCGAGATCGTCGAGATGGTGCTGGCCGGCTCGATCAACAAGCAACTCGTCGGCTACATCAACGAGGCCGGTGGCAAGGCCGTCGGCCTGTGCGGCAAGGACGGCAACATGGTCACCGCCAGCAAGGCGACGCGCACCATGGTCGATCCGGATTCGCGGATCGAGGAAGTGGTCGATCTCGGCTTCGTCGGCGAACCCGAGAAGGTCGATCTCACGTTGCTGAACCAGTTGATCGGCCACGAACTGATCCCGGTGCTGGCGCCGCTGGCGACCTCGTCGAGCGGTCAGACCTTCAACGTCAACGCCGACACCTTTGCGGGCGCCGTCGCCGGCGCGCTGAAAGCGAAGCGGCTGCTGCTGCTGACCGACGTGCCGGGCGTGCTCGACCAGAACAAGAAGCTGATCCCCGAACTGTCGATCAGGGACGCCCGCAAGCTGATCGCCGACGGCACCATTTCGGGCGGCATGATCCCCAAGGTCGAGACCTGCATCTACGCCCTCGAACAGGGCGTCGAAGGCGTCGTCATCCTCGACGGCAAGGTGCCGCACGCGGTGCTGCTCGAACTGTTCACCAACCAGGGCACCGGCACGCTGATCCACAAGTGA
- the truA gene encoding tRNA pseudouridine(38-40) synthase TruA, producing MPRYKLTIEYDGAPFCGWQLQPTLPSVQGALEAAALATCGEAVRVHGAGRTDAGVHALGQVAHLDITKPFRADRLRDALNAHVRPHPIAVLSAEIVPDSFEARFSAIRRHYRYRIVNRRSNLALDIGKVWRVPKPLDSGAMHRAAQVLIGKHDFTTFRDTECQAASPDKTLDVLDVVRNGDAVDVITSARSYLHSQVRSMVGSLVWVGEGRWSADDLAAALAARKRSACGPVAPPDGLYLVQVDY from the coding sequence ATGCCCCGCTACAAACTCACCATCGAATATGACGGCGCGCCGTTCTGCGGCTGGCAGTTGCAGCCGACGCTGCCGTCGGTGCAGGGCGCGCTGGAGGCCGCCGCGCTGGCGACCTGCGGCGAGGCGGTTCGTGTTCACGGCGCCGGCCGCACCGACGCCGGCGTGCATGCGCTCGGACAGGTCGCGCATCTCGACATCACCAAGCCTTTTCGCGCCGACCGGCTGCGCGACGCGCTGAATGCGCATGTGCGGCCACATCCGATCGCGGTGCTGTCGGCGGAGATCGTCCCCGATAGTTTCGAGGCGCGGTTCTCGGCGATCCGGCGGCACTACCGCTATCGCATCGTCAACCGCCGCTCCAACCTCGCGCTCGACATCGGCAAGGTGTGGCGGGTGCCGAAGCCGCTCGACAGCGGCGCGATGCACCGCGCAGCGCAAGTGCTGATCGGCAAGCACGACTTCACCACCTTCCGCGACACCGAGTGCCAGGCCGCCTCGCCGGACAAGACGCTCGATGTGCTCGACGTGGTGCGGAACGGCGACGCCGTCGACGTGATCACGTCGGCGCGCTCCTATCTGCACAGCCAGGTGCGCTCGATGGTCGGCTCGCTGGTGTGGGTCGGCGAGGGGCGCTGGAGCGCGGATGATCTCGCGGCGGCACTGGCGGCACGAAAGCGCTCGGCATGCGGCCCCGTGGCGCCGCCGGACGGGTTGTATCTGGTGCAGGTGGATTATTGA
- a CDS encoding pyrimidine 5'-nucleotidase — protein sequence MKQTSLRGFGHVETWVFDLDNTLYPHHVNLWQQVDVRIRDFVADWLKVTPDEAFRIQKDYYKRYGTTMRGMMTEHGVSADDYLSYVHAIDHSPLEPNPAMGAAIAQLPGRKLILTNGSTAHAGKVLARLGIGHHFEAVFDIVAAELEPKPAPQTYHRFLTLHGVDPAKAAMFEDLARNLAVPHQLGMTTVLVVPDGSKDVVREDWELEGRDAVHVDYVTEDLTGFLAGLLAPR from the coding sequence ATGAAACAGACCTCCCTCCGCGGCTTCGGCCATGTCGAGACCTGGGTGTTCGACCTCGACAACACGCTGTATCCGCATCACGTCAATCTGTGGCAGCAGGTCGACGTGCGGATTCGCGATTTCGTCGCCGACTGGCTGAAGGTGACGCCGGACGAGGCGTTCCGGATCCAGAAGGACTACTACAAGCGCTACGGCACCACGATGCGCGGCATGATGACCGAGCATGGCGTCAGCGCCGACGATTACCTGTCCTATGTGCACGCGATCGATCACTCGCCGCTCGAGCCGAACCCGGCGATGGGCGCCGCGATCGCGCAACTGCCCGGCCGCAAGCTGATCCTGACCAACGGCTCGACCGCCCATGCCGGCAAGGTACTGGCGCGGCTCGGCATCGGCCATCACTTCGAAGCGGTGTTCGACATCGTCGCCGCCGAACTGGAGCCGAAGCCGGCGCCGCAGACCTATCACCGCTTCCTGACGCTGCACGGCGTCGACCCGGCCAAAGCCGCGATGTTCGAAGACCTCGCCCGCAACCTCGCAGTGCCGCATCAGCTCGGCATGACCACGGTGCTGGTGGTGCCGGACGGCAGCAAGGACGTGGTCCGCGAAGACTGGGAACTGGAGGGCCGCGACGCCGTGCACGTCGACTACGTGACGGAAGACCTGACGGGGTTTCTGGCGGGGTTACTCGCGCCGAGGTAA
- the dapE gene encoding succinyl-diaminopimelate desuccinylase, with protein sequence MTATALEIAQALLRCPSVTPADAGAIGVLEALLKDAGFATHRVTFSEAGTADIDNLYARIGDAAPHLCFAGHTDVVPPGDDSAWSHGAFAGDVAEGLLYGRGAVDMKGGIACAVAATLDYLAAHDGQPQESGKGSISFLITGDEEDVAVNGTVKLLQWAAERGEQFDHCIVGEPSNVEAIGDTIKIGRRGSQSGVLIVDGQQGHVAYPHRASNPIPDIAALITALNDEPLDQGSAQFQPSNLAFTSVDVGNPATNVIPAQARAKFNIRFNDHHTQETLKALIEQRLAAACGNRIRARIEWLPSNADVFVTKPGEFTDLVAASIAEITGRTAELNTGGGTSDARFIAKYCPVVEFGLVGQTMHQIDERTPVSDLDKLTAIYRGVLERYFK encoded by the coding sequence GTGACCGCGACCGCGCTCGAGATCGCGCAGGCGCTGCTGCGCTGCCCGTCGGTGACGCCGGCGGACGCCGGCGCGATCGGCGTGTTGGAGGCGCTGTTGAAAGACGCGGGCTTTGCGACGCATCGCGTCACCTTCAGCGAGGCCGGCACCGCCGACATCGACAATCTCTACGCCCGGATCGGGGACGCCGCGCCGCATCTCTGCTTCGCCGGCCACACCGACGTGGTGCCGCCCGGCGACGACAGCGCGTGGAGTCACGGCGCGTTTGCCGGCGACGTCGCCGAAGGCCTGCTGTACGGCCGCGGCGCGGTCGACATGAAGGGCGGCATCGCCTGCGCGGTGGCGGCGACGCTGGACTATCTCGCCGCCCATGACGGCCAGCCGCAAGAATCCGGCAAAGGCTCGATCTCGTTCCTGATCACCGGCGACGAGGAAGACGTCGCCGTCAACGGCACCGTCAAGCTGCTGCAATGGGCGGCCGAGCGCGGCGAGCAATTCGATCACTGCATCGTCGGCGAGCCGAGCAATGTCGAGGCGATCGGCGACACCATCAAGATCGGCCGCCGCGGCTCGCAATCCGGCGTGCTGATCGTCGACGGCCAGCAGGGCCACGTCGCCTATCCGCACCGCGCCTCGAATCCGATTCCCGACATCGCGGCGCTGATCACCGCGCTCAACGACGAACCGCTGGATCAGGGCTCGGCGCAGTTCCAGCCGTCGAATCTCGCTTTCACCTCGGTCGATGTCGGCAATCCGGCCACCAATGTGATCCCGGCGCAGGCGCGGGCCAAGTTCAACATCCGCTTCAACGATCACCACACCCAGGAGACGTTGAAGGCGCTGATCGAGCAGCGATTGGCGGCCGCCTGCGGCAACCGCATCCGCGCCCGGATCGAGTGGCTGCCGTCGAACGCCGACGTGTTCGTCACCAAGCCCGGCGAATTCACCGATCTGGTCGCCGCGTCGATCGCCGAAATCACCGGCCGTACCGCCGAACTCAACACCGGCGGCGGCACCTCGGACGCGCGCTTCATCGCCAAATACTGCCCGGTGGTCGAATTCGGTCTGGTCGGCCAGACCATGCACCAGATCGACGAACGCACGCCGGTGAGCGACCTCGACAAGCTCACCGCGATCTATCGCGGCGTGCTGGAGAGATACTTCAAGTAA
- a CDS encoding DUF1036 domain-containing protein has product MRLCLWRATLTTLALLTISTTAHADLKLCNRMSYVIEGAIGIDDRATTATRGWFRIDPAQCRVVLQGALTADRVMLHARSLPVYGASPIPQNGTDRLCIAPENFVIAAARQCRSGQTLAAFTEIRPTQTEDGTMVAYLAEDSGYDDEQAKLAAIQRLLVIAGYDAAPIDGVDGPKTQGALAAFLKSRGLKPDAVDAPDFFDTMIKAVEAPSATGLTWCNDTKGKIMAAVGEDDGKTITSRGWYRIEPGKCLRPDLGAQPKRVFSFAEAVDGNARPIRTKDKPLNWGGATLLCTRDSKFEISEQGDCSARGLNATGFAPVDLSGGSRTLRFAAP; this is encoded by the coding sequence ATGAGGCTGTGCTTGTGGCGAGCCACACTTACGACACTCGCGCTACTCACCATCTCCACCACCGCGCACGCCGACCTCAAGCTCTGCAATCGCATGAGCTACGTGATCGAGGGCGCGATCGGGATCGACGACAGGGCGACGACCGCGACGCGCGGCTGGTTCCGGATCGATCCGGCGCAATGCCGCGTCGTGCTGCAGGGCGCGCTCACCGCCGACCGGGTGATGCTGCATGCCCGCTCGCTCCCGGTCTACGGCGCCTCGCCGATACCGCAGAACGGCACCGACCGGCTGTGTATCGCGCCGGAGAACTTCGTCATCGCCGCCGCGCGACAGTGCCGCAGCGGCCAGACGCTGGCGGCGTTCACCGAGATCAGGCCGACCCAGACCGAGGACGGCACCATGGTCGCCTATCTGGCCGAGGACAGCGGCTATGACGACGAGCAGGCCAAGCTCGCCGCGATCCAGCGGCTGCTGGTGATCGCCGGCTACGACGCCGCACCGATCGACGGCGTCGACGGCCCGAAGACGCAAGGAGCGCTCGCCGCCTTCCTGAAGAGCCGCGGCCTCAAGCCGGATGCCGTCGACGCGCCGGACTTCTTCGACACCATGATCAAGGCGGTCGAGGCGCCGTCGGCGACCGGGCTGACCTGGTGCAACGACACCAAAGGGAAGATCATGGCCGCGGTCGGCGAAGACGACGGCAAGACCATCACCAGCCGCGGCTGGTACCGGATCGAGCCCGGCAAGTGCCTGCGCCCCGACCTCGGCGCGCAGCCGAAGCGGGTGTTCAGCTTCGCCGAAGCGGTCGACGGCAATGCGCGGCCGATCAGGACCAAGGACAAGCCGCTGAACTGGGGCGGCGCGACGCTGCTGTGCACGCGCGACAGCAAATTCGAGATCAGCGAACAGGGCGACTGCTCGGCACGCGGGCTGAACGCCACCGGCTTCGCGCCTGTCGACCTCTCCGGCGGCAGCAGAACATTGAGGTTTGCAGCACCATGA
- the dapD gene encoding 2,3,4,5-tetrahydropyridine-2,6-dicarboxylate N-succinyltransferase, which translates to MSLSALETTINTAFDARDAISAATKGEVRDAVDHALDLLDKGEARVAEREASGTWKVNQWLKKAVLLSFRLNDMSTIPGGPGGAQWWDKVPSKFEGWGENRFREAGFRAVPGAIVRRSAFIAKNAVLMPSFVNLGAYVDEATMVDTWSTVGSCAQIGKRVHISGGVGIGGVLEPLQAGPVIIEDDCFIGARSEVAEGVIVRRGAVLAMGVFLGASTKIVDRETGETFIGEVPEYAVLVPGMLPGRPLKNGNPGPATACAVIVKRVDERTRSKTSINELLRD; encoded by the coding sequence ATGTCGCTCTCCGCCCTGGAAACCACCATCAATACCGCTTTCGATGCGCGCGACGCGATCAGCGCTGCGACCAAGGGTGAGGTTCGCGATGCCGTCGATCACGCGCTCGATCTGCTCGACAAGGGCGAGGCGCGCGTCGCCGAGCGCGAGGCGTCGGGCACGTGGAAGGTCAATCAGTGGCTGAAGAAGGCGGTGCTGCTGTCGTTCCGCCTCAACGACATGAGCACGATTCCCGGCGGTCCCGGCGGCGCGCAATGGTGGGACAAGGTGCCGTCCAAATTCGAGGGCTGGGGCGAGAACCGCTTTCGTGAGGCCGGCTTCCGCGCGGTGCCGGGCGCGATCGTGCGCCGCTCCGCCTTCATCGCCAAGAACGCGGTGCTGATGCCGTCCTTCGTCAATCTCGGCGCCTATGTGGATGAGGCCACCATGGTCGACACCTGGTCGACGGTCGGCTCATGCGCCCAGATCGGCAAGCGCGTCCATATCTCCGGCGGCGTCGGCATCGGCGGCGTGCTGGAGCCGCTGCAGGCGGGTCCGGTGATCATCGAGGACGACTGCTTCATCGGCGCGCGCTCGGAAGTCGCCGAGGGCGTGATCGTCCGCCGTGGCGCGGTGCTGGCGATGGGCGTGTTCCTCGGCGCCTCGACCAAGATCGTCGACCGTGAGACCGGCGAGACCTTCATCGGCGAAGTGCCTGAATATGCCGTGCTCGTTCCCGGCATGCTGCCGGGCCGGCCGCTGAAGAACGGCAATCCGGGCCCGGCGACAGCCTGCGCGGTGATCGTCAAGCGCGTCGACGAACGCACCCGCTCCAAGACCAGCATCAACGAATTGCTGCGGGACTGA
- the def gene encoding peptide deformylase: MALREIIILPDKRLREISKPVAEVTPEIRKLADDMFESMYEAPGIGLAAIQIAEPVRLITMDIVRKEGNGQSDPRAFINPEIVGASAELNVYEEGCLSIPEYYAEVERPKTVRIRYTDLDGQVKEEDADGLFATCIQHEIDHLNGVLFVDHLSKLKRAMVVRKFEKAAKRGIKYV, translated from the coding sequence ATGGCCCTGCGCGAAATCATCATCCTGCCCGATAAGCGGCTGCGTGAAATCTCCAAGCCCGTCGCCGAGGTGACGCCGGAGATCCGCAAGCTCGCGGACGATATGTTCGAGAGCATGTACGAGGCGCCCGGCATCGGGCTGGCGGCGATTCAGATCGCCGAGCCGGTGCGGCTGATCACGATGGACATCGTGCGCAAGGAGGGCAACGGCCAGAGCGATCCGCGCGCCTTCATCAATCCGGAGATCGTGGGCGCGTCGGCCGAGCTGAACGTCTACGAGGAAGGCTGCCTGTCGATCCCCGAATACTACGCCGAGGTCGAACGCCCGAAGACGGTGCGGATCCGCTACACCGATCTCGACGGGCAGGTGAAGGAAGAGGACGCCGACGGGCTGTTCGCGACCTGCATCCAGCACGAGATCGACCACCTCAACGGCGTGCTGTTCGTCGACCATCTGTCGAAGCTGAAGCGCGCGATGGTGGTCCGCAAGTTCGAGAAGGCCGCCAAGCGCGGTATCAAATACGTCTGA
- a CDS encoding IS4 family transposase encodes MLARLVDVGRAGISVRRVGGDRAGEIRFTRFLRNPRVTPQEMVAHARARTAGLVEGRHILAIQDTTTLRDDGKLCSLNLHPTIAVDAADGALLGLVDAVFLSRVGGTKRLCAKRPFADKESRRWLDATRAAAGLVAAGAACVTVIADREGDIYDEFACRPAETELLIRAHHDRALEGGGRLYDCMAQVAELGRETIDLPANPGRSARRVTLALRAREITLKRPKRNHPAEAAHLPKSVTLTLVEAREIDPPPSVAPVHWRLLTTHEVTTLAQALLITRFYRQRWTIEQVFRLMKTKGFDIEAVRIAEGGPFENLTTATLIAAIQVLQMVRERDGAAGRPMQDTFDPDDEPALQTICRTLEGSTAKQKNPHPPGSLAYASWICARLGGWTGYYGKPGPIVILHGLQSLRAMLAGWKLRPDV; translated from the coding sequence TTGCTGGCTCGGCTGGTCGACGTCGGTCGCGCGGGGATCAGCGTGCGCCGGGTCGGCGGAGATCGTGCGGGCGAGATCCGCTTCACCCGGTTTCTGCGTAATCCCCGAGTGACGCCACAGGAGATGGTGGCGCATGCCAGGGCGCGCACCGCCGGGCTGGTCGAGGGCCGCCACATTCTGGCGATCCAGGACACCACGACGCTGCGCGATGACGGCAAGCTGTGCAGCTTGAACCTGCACCCGACGATCGCCGTCGATGCCGCCGATGGCGCATTGCTCGGGCTTGTCGATGCGGTGTTTCTCAGCCGCGTCGGCGGCACCAAACGGCTGTGTGCCAAACGGCCGTTCGCCGACAAGGAAAGCCGACGCTGGCTCGATGCGACCAGGGCGGCGGCCGGTCTGGTCGCCGCGGGCGCAGCTTGCGTGACCGTCATCGCCGACCGCGAAGGCGACATCTACGATGAGTTCGCCTGCCGGCCGGCAGAAACCGAACTGTTGATCCGCGCCCATCATGATCGCGCTCTGGAAGGCGGCGGCAGGCTGTACGACTGCATGGCTCAGGTGGCCGAGCTTGGCCGCGAGACCATCGATCTGCCGGCTAATCCGGGCCGGTCGGCGCGTCGGGTGACGCTGGCGCTTCGTGCCCGCGAGATCACCTTGAAGCGACCCAAGCGCAACCATCCGGCCGAAGCGGCGCATCTGCCCAAGAGCGTGACGCTGACCTTGGTGGAAGCGCGCGAGATCGATCCGCCGCCCTCGGTGGCGCCGGTGCATTGGCGTCTGCTGACGACGCACGAGGTGACGACGCTGGCGCAAGCTCTGCTGATCACCAGGTTCTATCGCCAGCGCTGGACCATCGAGCAAGTCTTCCGCCTGATGAAGACCAAGGGCTTCGACATCGAAGCGGTGCGTATCGCCGAGGGCGGACCGTTCGAGAACCTGACCACCGCGACTCTGATCGCCGCGATCCAGGTGCTGCAGATGGTGCGTGAACGCGATGGTGCAGCCGGCCGGCCGATGCAGGACACGTTCGACCCCGACGATGAGCCGGCGCTCCAAACCATCTGCCGAACACTGGAGGGCAGCACCGCGAAACAGAAAAACCCGCATCCGCCAGGATCACTCGCCTACGCCAGTTGGATCTGCGCCCGCCTTGGCGGATGGACCGGCTACTACGGCAAGCCAGGCCCCATCGTGATCCTCCACGGCCTCCAATCCCTCAGAGCCATGCTCGCAGGCTGGAAGCTAAGGCCAGATGTGTGA
- the fmt gene encoding methionyl-tRNA formyltransferase codes for MPLRLVFMGTPDFAVPTLLALSGHGHDIAAVYTREPKPAGRGMKLQDSPVAQEAKRLGIPVLTPKTLKTDDALAEFRSHEADAAVVVAYGMILPQAILDAPKLGCYNLHGSLLPRWRGAAPLNRAIMAGDAESGVMVMKMDAGLDTGDVAMAERIAITDAMTVTDLHDSLARLGADLMVRAMAALERGGLQLTRQSEDGVTYAAKIDKAEAKIDFARPAQAVLRHIHGLSPFPGAWCELPIDGEVVRVKVLRCALADGRGTPGEVLDDRLTIACADGAIRVQQLQRAGKQPMQADEFLRGTPIAAGARVG; via the coding sequence ATGCCGCTTCGCCTCGTCTTCATGGGCACGCCCGATTTCGCGGTGCCGACGCTGCTCGCTTTGTCGGGGCACGGGCACGACATCGCCGCGGTCTACACCCGCGAGCCGAAGCCCGCCGGGCGCGGGATGAAGCTGCAGGACAGTCCGGTGGCGCAGGAGGCCAAGCGGCTCGGGATTCCGGTGCTGACGCCGAAGACGCTGAAGACCGACGACGCGCTGGCGGAGTTCCGCAGCCACGAGGCCGACGCCGCGGTGGTCGTCGCCTACGGCATGATTCTGCCGCAGGCGATCCTGGATGCACCAAAGCTCGGCTGCTACAATCTGCACGGCTCGCTGCTGCCACGCTGGCGGGGGGCTGCGCCGCTCAACCGCGCGATCATGGCGGGCGACGCCGAGAGCGGCGTGATGGTGATGAAGATGGACGCCGGGCTCGACACCGGCGACGTCGCGATGGCGGAGCGGATCGCCATCACCGATGCGATGACCGTCACCGATCTGCACGATTCGCTGGCGCGGCTCGGCGCCGATCTGATGGTGCGGGCGATGGCGGCGCTGGAGCGCGGCGGGCTGCAACTCACCCGGCAGAGCGAGGACGGCGTCACCTACGCCGCCAAGATCGATAAGGCCGAGGCGAAAATCGATTTCGCCCGGCCGGCGCAGGCGGTGCTGCGCCACATTCACGGCCTGTCGCCGTTTCCGGGCGCGTGGTGCGAATTGCCGATCGACGGCGAGGTGGTGCGGGTGAAGGTGTTGCGCTGCGCGCTCGCGGACGGCCGCGGCACGCCCGGCGAGGTGCTCGACGACCGTCTCACCATCGCCTGCGCGGACGGCGCGATCCGCGTGCAGCAATTGCAGCGCGCCGGCAAGCAGCCAATGCAGGCCGACGAGTTTCTGCGCGGCACGCCGATCGCGGCGGGCGCGCGGGTGGGGTAG